The following are encoded in a window of Bradyrhizobium sp. WBOS07 genomic DNA:
- the dnaA gene encoding chromosomal replication initiator protein DnaA produces the protein MTMEQDRWSRVKGRLRSSVGEDVYTSWFARMDLEGVQDESVRLSVPTRFLKSWIQAHYAERVLSCWQAEMPEVHRIDLTVRSAVRPVTQPKDAPAPVETRRAPAPELRSTATAPVSANHDALGGSPLDPRLTFASFVVGRSNTLAHAAARQVAEGRRGDPVMFNPLYIHAGVGLGKTHLLQAVTWAGNSGNERKVLYLTAEKFMYGFVAALKTQTALAFKEALRGIDVLVIDDLQFLQGKSTQAEFCHTLNALIDAGRQVVIAADRPPSDLESLDDRVRSRLAGGLVVEMGSLGEELRHGILKSRVAAARTHHATFEVPEEVLHYLARTITHNGRDLEGAINRLLAHSKLNNRPVTLEMAEHEVRDLVRPQEPKRIKIEDIQRVVARQYNVSRSDLLSSRRTANVVRPRQVAMYLAKTLTLRSLPEIGRRFGGRDHTTVLHAVRKIEALVSKDTALSEEVESLKRQLQE, from the coding sequence ATGACAATGGAACAGGATCGCTGGTCACGCGTGAAGGGTCGGCTGCGCTCGAGCGTTGGCGAAGACGTCTACACGAGCTGGTTTGCACGCATGGATCTCGAAGGCGTGCAGGACGAGAGCGTGCGGCTCTCGGTGCCGACGCGCTTCCTGAAGAGCTGGATCCAGGCCCATTATGCCGAGCGCGTGCTGTCGTGCTGGCAGGCCGAGATGCCGGAAGTTCATCGCATCGACCTCACGGTGCGTTCGGCCGTGCGCCCGGTGACGCAGCCGAAGGACGCGCCGGCGCCGGTCGAGACGCGGCGCGCGCCCGCGCCGGAGCTGCGCTCGACCGCGACCGCGCCGGTCTCGGCCAATCACGACGCGCTCGGCGGCTCGCCGCTCGATCCGCGCCTGACCTTCGCGAGCTTCGTGGTCGGCCGCTCCAACACGCTGGCGCATGCGGCTGCGCGTCAGGTCGCGGAAGGCCGCCGCGGCGATCCCGTGATGTTCAACCCGCTCTACATCCATGCCGGCGTCGGCCTCGGCAAGACGCATCTGCTGCAGGCCGTGACCTGGGCCGGCAATTCCGGCAACGAGCGCAAGGTGCTGTACCTGACTGCGGAAAAATTCATGTACGGCTTCGTCGCCGCGCTGAAGACGCAGACGGCGCTCGCCTTCAAGGAGGCGCTGCGCGGCATCGACGTGCTCGTGATCGACGATCTCCAGTTCCTGCAGGGCAAGTCGACCCAGGCCGAGTTCTGTCACACGCTGAACGCGCTGATCGACGCCGGCCGCCAGGTCGTGATCGCGGCCGATCGTCCGCCGTCCGATCTCGAAAGCCTCGACGATCGCGTGCGCTCGCGGCTCGCCGGCGGCCTCGTGGTCGAGATGGGCTCGCTCGGCGAGGAGCTGCGCCACGGCATCCTCAAGTCGCGCGTCGCAGCCGCCCGCACCCATCATGCGACGTTCGAGGTGCCCGAGGAGGTGCTGCATTATCTGGCGCGCACGATCACCCATAACGGCCGCGACCTCGAAGGCGCGATCAACCGTCTGCTCGCGCACTCCAAGCTCAACAACCGGCCAGTGACGCTGGAGATGGCGGAGCACGAGGTGCGTGACCTGGTGCGGCCGCAGGAGCCGAAGCGGATCAAGATCGAGGACATCCAGCGCGTGGTGGCACGGCAGTACAATGTCAGCCGCTCCGACCTGCTCTCTTCGCGCCGCACCGCCAACGTGGTGCGTCCGCGCCAGGTCGCGATGTATCTCGCCAAGACGCTGACCTTGCGCTCGCTCCCCGAGATCGGCCGCCGCTTCGGCGGGCGCGACCACACCACGGTGCTGCACGCCGTGCGCAAGATCGAGGCGCTGGTCTCCAAGGACACCGCGCTGTCGGAGGAAGTGGAGTCGCTGAAGCGCCAGCTCCAGGAATAA
- the dnaN gene encoding DNA polymerase III subunit beta — protein sequence MKVTVERAQLLKSLGHVHRVVERRNTIPILGNVLVRAENAKLSLKATDLDLEVTETLPAETATAGSTTVPAHMFYDIVRKLPDGSQIVLEADGDRAVLAIRAGRSRFTLQTLPENDFPDLAAGDMSHSFSLAAKDIKRLIDRTQFAISTEETRYYLNGIYLHAAGTAKAATLRGVATDGHRLAQLDLVQPKGAEGMPGVIVPRKTVGEVQRLIEDTDAEMTVELSQAKIRFTIGNVVLTSKLIDGTFPDYGRVIPQGNDKELVVDKKDFENAVDRVSTISSERGRAVKLSLSPGKLVLSVTNPDSGSATEELEVEYASDALDIGFNSRYLLDIAAQIEGDVATLRLADPGSPTLVQDRDDKSALYVLMPMRV from the coding sequence ATGAAGGTTACGGTCGAACGTGCGCAACTGCTGAAGTCGCTGGGCCATGTCCACCGCGTCGTCGAGCGCCGCAACACGATTCCGATCCTCGGCAACGTGCTGGTCAGGGCCGAGAACGCCAAGCTGTCGCTGAAGGCGACCGACCTCGACCTCGAGGTGACGGAGACTCTGCCTGCGGAAACCGCCACCGCGGGCTCCACCACCGTGCCGGCGCACATGTTCTACGACATCGTCCGCAAGCTGCCGGACGGTTCGCAGATCGTGCTGGAGGCCGACGGCGACCGCGCCGTGCTGGCGATCCGCGCCGGCCGCTCGCGCTTCACGCTGCAGACGCTGCCGGAGAACGACTTCCCGGATCTGGCCGCCGGCGACATGTCGCATTCCTTCTCGCTCGCCGCCAAGGACATCAAGCGGCTGATCGATCGCACCCAGTTTGCGATCTCCACCGAAGAGACGCGCTATTACCTCAACGGCATCTATCTGCACGCCGCCGGCACGGCGAAGGCCGCCACCCTGCGCGGCGTCGCCACCGATGGCCACCGCCTCGCCCAGCTCGACCTGGTGCAGCCCAAGGGTGCCGAGGGCATGCCCGGCGTGATCGTGCCGCGCAAGACCGTCGGCGAGGTGCAGCGCCTGATCGAGGATACCGACGCCGAGATGACGGTCGAGCTGTCGCAGGCCAAGATCCGCTTCACCATCGGCAACGTCGTGCTGACCTCGAAGCTGATCGACGGCACCTTCCCCGATTACGGCCGCGTCATCCCGCAAGGCAACGACAAGGAGCTCGTCGTCGACAAGAAGGATTTCGAGAACGCGGTCGACCGCGTCTCCACCATCTCCAGCGAACGCGGGCGCGCCGTCAAGCTGTCGCTGTCGCCGGGCAAGCTGGTGCTGTCGGTGACCAATCCGGATTCCGGCAGCGCGACCGAAGAGCTCGAGGTCGAATACGCCTCCGACGCCCTCGATATCGGCTTCAACTCCCGCTATCTGCTCGACATCGCCGCCCAGATCGAAGGCGACGTCGCAACGCTCCGCCTCGCCGACCCTGGCTCGCCGACCCTGGTGCAAGACCGCGACGACAAGAGCGCGCTGTACGTGCTGATGCCGATGCGGGTGTGA
- a CDS encoding endonuclease domain-containing protein, whose translation MPQDPSHRPVPKNLRQFAKNMRHAPTDAEAAMWRLLRDRRMSAYKFRRQVPFGNYILDFVCFDKRLVIEVDGSPHAESRSDADRDVALSTEGFAIARYWNNDVLQRSTSVLEDILAKLAGR comes from the coding sequence GTGCCGCAAGATCCGTCCCATCGGCCGGTCCCCAAAAATCTCCGCCAGTTCGCGAAGAACATGCGGCACGCGCCGACGGATGCCGAAGCGGCGATGTGGCGTCTGCTCAGAGACCGCCGCATGTCGGCATACAAGTTTCGCCGGCAGGTCCCGTTCGGAAACTACATTCTCGACTTCGTCTGCTTCGACAAGCGGCTCGTGATCGAAGTCGACGGAAGCCCGCACGCAGAATCACGAAGCGATGCGGATCGTGACGTAGCTCTGTCTACTGAAGGCTTTGCCATCGCGCGCTACTGGAACAATGACGTGCTTCAGCGGTCCACTTCCGTGTTGGAGGATATCCTTGCAAAGCTTGCCGGGCGGTAA
- the recF gene encoding DNA replication/repair protein RecF produces the protein MTPSRIHRLTLTHFRNYRAAGLETAADLVALVGPNGAGKTNCIEAISFLSPGRGLRRATLEDVADNQGDGSWAVSAQVEGALGLATLGTGIDAPRPDTAVSRRCRIDREPVGSAAAFGDHIRMVWLTPAMDGLFMGAASERRRFFDRLVLAIDSEHSSRINALERSLRSRNRLLETRNYDDHWCDAIERETAELAVAVAATRGQTAARLTGMLNARAQASAFPSAQIALDGWMENALLQETATSVEDRYRQILRDNRPRDAIAGRTTDGPHLTDLQVIYAPKSMPARDASTGEQKALLIGLVLAHASLVAEMTGIVPLLLLDEVVAHLDPSRRAALFDELKKLGAQVWLTGADPAAFAEIGAGGEVFDVESGRVSARA, from the coding sequence ATGACCCCCTCCCGCATTCATCGCCTGACGCTGACGCATTTTCGCAATTATCGGGCGGCGGGGCTCGAGACGGCGGCTGACCTGGTGGCGCTGGTCGGGCCGAACGGGGCGGGCAAGACCAATTGCATCGAGGCGATCTCGTTCCTGTCGCCGGGACGCGGGCTGCGGCGCGCCACGCTGGAAGACGTCGCCGACAACCAGGGCGACGGCTCCTGGGCCGTCTCCGCGCAGGTCGAGGGCGCGCTGGGGCTGGCCACGCTCGGCACCGGCATCGATGCACCGCGGCCCGACACCGCGGTGAGCCGGCGCTGCCGCATCGACCGCGAGCCGGTGGGTTCGGCGGCAGCCTTCGGCGACCACATCCGCATGGTGTGGCTGACGCCGGCGATGGACGGGCTGTTCATGGGCGCGGCGTCCGAGCGGCGGCGCTTCTTCGACCGCCTGGTGCTCGCGATCGACAGCGAGCATTCCAGCCGCATCAACGCGCTGGAACGCTCCTTGCGCTCGCGCAACCGCCTGCTGGAGACCCGCAATTACGACGACCATTGGTGTGACGCGATCGAGCGCGAGACCGCGGAGCTTGCGGTCGCGGTCGCGGCCACGCGCGGCCAGACTGCTGCGCGTCTGACCGGCATGCTCAACGCGCGCGCGCAGGCCTCCGCTTTCCCCTCGGCGCAGATCGCGCTCGACGGCTGGATGGAGAATGCGCTGCTTCAGGAGACCGCGACCTCGGTCGAGGACCGCTATCGCCAGATCCTGCGCGACAACCGCCCGCGCGATGCCATCGCCGGCCGCACCACCGACGGCCCGCATCTCACCGACCTGCAGGTGATCTATGCGCCGAAGAGCATGCCGGCGCGCGACGCCTCGACCGGCGAGCAGAAGGCGCTGCTGATCGGCCTCGTTCTGGCGCATGCGAGCCTGGTCGCCGAGATGACCGGCATCGTGCCGCTGCTGCTGCTCGACGAGGTCGTGGCGCATCTCGACCCTAGCAGGCGCGCCGCGCTGTTCGACGAGCTGAAGAAGCTTGGCGCACAAGTGTGGCTGACCGGCGCGGACCCCGCGGCCTTCGCCGAGATCGGCGCCGGAGGCGAAGTGTTTGACGTCGAGAGCGGACGAGTCTCGGCCAGAGCCTAG